In the genome of Telluria beijingensis, one region contains:
- a CDS encoding porin gives MQPFHGALALACGLAASAACAQTSVQVYGLVDSGLAHITNADADGNGVTKVPSLTGSLPSRIGFRGTEDLGNGLQAFFVLENGISMDTGAAGQGGRLFGRAANVGLKGSWGTLTVGRQVNMTFISSMKSDVMGPQLFSISSIDLYIPNARSDNAIGYLGNFNGVMVGATYSFGRDGVATGGPAATNCPGEVAGNSQACRQYTALLGYESRNWGLNASYDRMNGNTGAGGGLTSSGNTDIRTTVNGYLMLGGTKIGAGAMDRETNAATGLSESLLFYVGASRPFGAFTLDAQFARRNAKRSNDDVTLYVARLSYALSKRTAVYASVGRMDNDGASAVALDAGGTVAPGMAQNGVMAGLRHSF, from the coding sequence ATGCAACCATTTCACGGCGCGCTCGCGCTGGCGTGCGGCCTTGCCGCGTCCGCGGCTTGCGCCCAAACCTCGGTCCAGGTCTATGGCCTGGTCGATAGCGGCCTGGCCCACATCACCAATGCCGATGCCGACGGCAATGGCGTCACCAAGGTGCCATCGCTGACCGGTTCGCTGCCGTCGCGGATCGGCTTTCGCGGCACCGAAGACCTGGGCAACGGCCTGCAGGCCTTCTTTGTGCTCGAAAACGGCATCTCGATGGATACCGGCGCTGCGGGCCAGGGCGGCCGCCTGTTCGGCCGCGCCGCCAACGTCGGCCTGAAGGGCAGCTGGGGCACGCTGACCGTCGGGCGCCAGGTGAACATGACCTTCATCTCGTCGATGAAATCGGACGTGATGGGGCCGCAGCTGTTCTCGATCAGCAGCATCGACCTGTATATCCCCAACGCTCGCAGCGACAACGCGATCGGCTACCTGGGCAACTTCAACGGTGTCATGGTGGGCGCCACCTACAGCTTCGGACGCGACGGCGTCGCCACCGGCGGCCCGGCGGCGACCAACTGTCCGGGGGAGGTGGCGGGCAACTCACAGGCCTGCCGCCAGTACACGGCGCTGCTGGGTTACGAAAGCAGAAACTGGGGCCTGAACGCGAGCTACGATCGCATGAACGGCAATACCGGCGCGGGCGGTGGATTGACCAGCAGCGGAAATACCGATATCCGCACCACGGTCAATGGCTACCTGATGCTGGGCGGTACAAAGATCGGCGCCGGCGCCATGGATCGCGAGACGAATGCCGCCACTGGCTTGAGCGAATCGCTGCTGTTCTACGTTGGCGCCAGCCGGCCGTTCGGCGCCTTCACGCTGGACGCGCAGTTCGCGCGGCGTAACGCGAAGCGCTCGAACGACGACGTGACGCTGTACGTGGCGCGCCTGAGCTACGCGCTGTCGAAGCGCACCGCCGTCTATGCCTCGGTGGGCCGGATGGACAACGACGGCGCATCGGCAGTGGCGCTGGACGCCGGCGGCACGGTGGCGCCGGGCATGGCGCAGAACGGAGTGATGGCGGGCTTGCGGCACAGTTTCTGA
- a CDS encoding GDSL-type esterase/lipase family protein, protein MTLAFHSPVTPDLIHGAVELERTEAGLLPHRLPAWARAQYPDPQLAMAEAQPSGVRLAFSTAATVVELVALPTKRRYGDMAPRPDGNYDVLVDGQLVQRASAAGGKVMDIDMLSGTGKLRPGEPQTLRFAGLPPGDKTVEIWLPHDETTELVALHADAPFSPLAAGGKRRWLHHGSSISQGSNATNPAGIWPVVAARLAGVDLMNLGFGGSALLDPFTARTIRDLPADVISLKLGINIVNTDLMRLRAFGPVVHGFLDTIREGHPATPLLVISPTFCPIHETIPGPTMFDGKELKKGRLLYRAMGNDAERRQGKLTLGVIREQLQKIVQQRALADANLHYLDGRELYGPEDYARYPLSDELHPGAEAHRLIGERFCTLAFRAGAFIS, encoded by the coding sequence ATGACGCTGGCCTTCCACTCGCCGGTCACGCCCGACCTGATCCATGGCGCCGTCGAGCTCGAGCGCACGGAAGCGGGCCTGCTGCCGCACCGCCTGCCCGCCTGGGCGCGCGCGCAGTATCCCGATCCGCAATTGGCGATGGCCGAGGCCCAGCCGTCCGGCGTGCGCCTGGCTTTCAGCACCGCGGCCACGGTCGTGGAACTGGTCGCGCTGCCGACCAAGCGCCGCTACGGCGACATGGCGCCGCGCCCGGACGGCAACTATGACGTGCTGGTCGACGGCCAACTGGTGCAACGGGCGAGTGCGGCCGGCGGCAAGGTGATGGACATCGATATGTTGTCGGGTACAGGCAAGCTGCGGCCCGGCGAGCCGCAAACATTGCGCTTCGCCGGCCTGCCGCCGGGCGACAAGACCGTCGAGATCTGGCTGCCGCATGACGAGACGACGGAGCTGGTGGCGCTGCATGCCGATGCGCCGTTTTCTCCGCTGGCTGCGGGCGGCAAACGTCGCTGGCTGCACCATGGCAGCTCCATCAGCCAGGGCTCCAATGCGACCAACCCGGCCGGCATCTGGCCGGTGGTGGCTGCGCGGCTGGCCGGTGTCGACCTGATGAATCTCGGCTTTGGGGGGAGTGCTTTACTGGACCCGTTCACGGCGCGCACGATCCGCGATCTGCCCGCCGACGTGATCAGCCTCAAGCTCGGGATCAATATCGTCAATACCGACCTGATGCGGCTGCGGGCCTTCGGGCCGGTCGTGCATGGTTTTCTCGACACGATCCGCGAAGGGCATCCGGCGACGCCCTTGCTGGTGATCTCGCCGACCTTCTGCCCGATCCACGAGACGATACCCGGCCCAACCATGTTCGATGGCAAGGAACTGAAAAAGGGCAGGCTGCTATACCGGGCGATGGGCAACGACGCCGAGCGTCGGCAGGGCAAGCTGACCCTCGGCGTGATTCGCGAGCAGCTGCAGAAGATCGTCCAGCAGCGGGCGCTGGCCGATGCGAATCTCCACTACCTCGACGGCCGGGAGCTGTACGGCCCCGAGGACTATGCGCGTTATCCTCTATCCGACGAGCTCCATCCCGGGGCAGAAGCGCATCGCTTGATCGGCGAACGATTCTGCACGCTGGCGTTTCGGGCCGGGGCCTTTATCTCCTGA
- the benA gene encoding benzoate 1,2-dioxygenase large subunit has protein sequence MIPIIPVPNRSAADLAALLVEDHASGDHRVHRSAFTDPELFELEMKHIFEGNWIYLAHESQIPNNNDYYTTHMGRQPVFIARNRQGELNAFINACSHRGAQLCRHKRGNKATYTCPFHGWTFNNNGKLLKVKDPEDAGYPDCFNKEGSHDLKKVARFASYRGFLFGSLNPDVLPLEEFLGEAGKIIDMIVDQSPDGLEVLRGSSTYTFAGNWKLQAENGADGYHVSAVHWNYAATTNRRKEQEAQREDKIRAMDAGKWGRQGGGFYSFEHGHLLLWTQWANPEDRPNYPRHADYTEKFGKPVADWMVGRSRNLCLYPNVYLMDQFGSQIRLLRPISVDKTEVTIYCIAPKGESDEARARRIRQYEDFFNVSGMATPDDLEEFRACQQGYAGSAMQWNDMCRGATHWIQGPDAAAKEIGLAPVLSGKRTEDEGLYTVQHRYWLDVMQKALGGKKEAA, from the coding sequence ATGATTCCGATCATTCCCGTACCGAACCGCAGCGCCGCGGACCTCGCCGCGCTGCTGGTCGAAGACCATGCCAGCGGCGACCATCGCGTTCATCGCAGCGCCTTTACCGATCCCGAGCTGTTCGAACTCGAGATGAAGCACATCTTCGAAGGCAACTGGATCTACCTGGCGCACGAAAGCCAGATCCCGAACAACAACGACTACTACACGACCCATATGGGGCGCCAGCCGGTGTTCATCGCGCGCAACCGCCAGGGCGAGCTGAATGCCTTCATCAATGCCTGCAGCCACCGCGGCGCCCAGTTGTGCCGCCACAAGCGCGGCAACAAGGCGACCTATACCTGCCCGTTCCACGGCTGGACCTTCAACAACAACGGCAAGCTGCTCAAGGTGAAGGACCCGGAAGACGCCGGCTATCCGGACTGCTTCAACAAGGAAGGCTCGCACGACCTGAAAAAGGTGGCGCGCTTCGCCAGCTACCGCGGCTTCCTGTTCGGCAGCCTGAACCCGGATGTGCTGCCGCTCGAGGAATTCCTGGGCGAGGCCGGCAAGATCATCGACATGATCGTCGACCAGTCGCCAGACGGCCTGGAAGTGCTGCGCGGTTCGTCGACCTATACCTTCGCCGGCAACTGGAAGCTGCAGGCCGAGAACGGCGCCGACGGGTACCATGTCTCGGCCGTGCACTGGAACTACGCGGCCACCACCAACCGCCGCAAGGAGCAGGAAGCCCAGCGCGAAGACAAGATTCGCGCCATGGATGCGGGAAAATGGGGGCGCCAGGGCGGCGGCTTCTACTCGTTCGAGCACGGCCACCTGCTGCTGTGGACCCAGTGGGCCAATCCGGAAGACCGTCCCAACTACCCGCGCCACGCCGACTACACGGAAAAATTCGGCAAGCCGGTGGCCGACTGGATGGTGGGCCGCTCGCGCAACCTGTGCCTGTACCCGAACGTCTACCTGATGGACCAGTTCGGATCGCAGATCCGCCTGCTGCGCCCGATCTCGGTCGACAAGACCGAGGTCACGATCTACTGCATCGCACCCAAGGGAGAGTCGGACGAGGCGCGCGCCCGCCGCATCCGCCAGTACGAAGACTTCTTCAACGTCAGCGGCATGGCGACGCCCGACGATCTCGAGGAGTTCCGCGCCTGCCAGCAGGGCTATGCGGGCAGCGCCATGCAGTGGAACGATATGTGCCGCGGCGCTACCCACTGGATCCAGGGGCCTGACGCAGCGGCGAAGGAAATCGGCCTGGCGCCGGTGTTGAGCGGCAAGCGTACCGAAGACGAAGGCTTGTATACGGTCCAGCACCGCTACTGGCTGGACGTGATGCAGAAGGCCCTGGGCGGCAAGAAGGAGGCGGCATGA
- the benB gene encoding benzoate 1,2-dioxygenase small subunit: MSAIAMADIAAFLYREARLLDDEQWDDWLACYDPEAQFWMPAWDDDDTLVTDPQREISLIFYPNRAGLEDRVFRIKTERSSATMPDTRTSHNIGNIELLEQEGQRVTVRFNWHTLSHRYKTDFSFFGMSRYTIDFGGEQPRILDKYVVLKNDYIHQVIDVYHI, from the coding sequence ATGAGCGCGATCGCCATGGCGGACATCGCCGCCTTTTTATACCGCGAAGCGCGGCTGCTGGACGATGAACAATGGGATGACTGGCTTGCCTGTTACGACCCGGAGGCGCAGTTCTGGATGCCGGCCTGGGACGACGACGACACCCTGGTCACCGATCCGCAGCGCGAGATCTCGCTGATCTTCTACCCGAACCGCGCCGGCCTCGAAGACCGCGTATTCCGGATCAAGACCGAGCGCTCCAGCGCGACCATGCCGGACACCCGCACCAGCCACAACATCGGGAACATCGAACTGCTGGAGCAGGAAGGGCAGCGAGTGACGGTGCGTTTCAACTGGCACACGCTGAGCCACCGCTACAAGACCGATTTCAGCTTCTTCGGCATGTCGCGCTACACGATCGATTTCGGCGGCGAACAGCCGCGCATCCTCGATAAATACGTGGTGCTCAAGAACGACTACATCCACCAGGTCATCGACGTGTACCACATCTGA
- a CDS encoding MFS transporter, translated as MRHIDVHKMADTARFNGFHASLLLWCAVIIICDGYDLAVAGIALPSIMSEMGVTAQDAGFMVSSALFGMMFGAIFLGTLADRIGRRWTIVICLFLFSVFTAAAGFTSDPYMFGVMRFLAGLGIGGVMPNVVAQMTEYSPRKIRATMVTLMFSGYAVGGMLAAVLGKGLIEQHGWQSVFLAAGVPVLLIPFILKSMPESMPFLIKQGRIDELKGILARMEPGYRPGAADDFQIPATERATGAPIGKLFQEGRGFSTIMFWIAFFMCLFMVYALSSWLAKLMAGAGYSLGSALTFVLVLNFGAVIGAVGGGWLADRFHIKYVLVGMYALAAVSIALLGYPMPGPLLFLVVGLAGASTIGTQIVTYAYAGQFYPSAVRSTGIGWASGVGRSGAILAPIVIGTLVGMSLPLQQNFLAISVPAVIATIAVALIRHEHSATTKIAAVGATEPA; from the coding sequence ATGCGACACATCGACGTACACAAGATGGCCGATACGGCCAGGTTCAACGGGTTCCACGCCTCGCTCCTGCTGTGGTGCGCGGTCATCATCATCTGCGACGGCTATGACCTGGCCGTGGCCGGCATCGCGCTCCCCTCGATCATGAGCGAGATGGGCGTGACCGCCCAGGATGCCGGCTTCATGGTCAGCTCGGCGCTGTTCGGGATGATGTTCGGCGCGATCTTCCTCGGCACCCTGGCCGACCGCATCGGCCGGCGCTGGACGATCGTGATCTGCCTGTTCCTGTTCAGCGTATTCACAGCCGCTGCCGGGTTCACCAGCGATCCCTATATGTTCGGCGTGATGCGCTTCCTGGCCGGGCTCGGGATCGGCGGCGTGATGCCGAACGTGGTGGCCCAGATGACCGAATATTCACCCCGCAAGATCCGCGCCACGATGGTGACGCTGATGTTCAGCGGCTATGCGGTGGGCGGCATGCTTGCGGCCGTGCTGGGCAAGGGCCTGATCGAGCAACACGGCTGGCAGTCGGTGTTCCTGGCCGCCGGCGTGCCGGTGCTGCTGATCCCCTTCATCCTCAAGTCGATGCCCGAATCGATGCCGTTCCTGATCAAGCAGGGACGGATCGATGAACTCAAAGGCATCCTGGCGCGCATGGAGCCGGGTTATCGTCCGGGTGCGGCCGACGATTTCCAGATTCCGGCCACCGAGCGCGCAACCGGCGCGCCGATCGGCAAGCTGTTCCAGGAAGGCCGCGGCTTCAGCACCATCATGTTCTGGATCGCCTTCTTCATGTGCCTGTTCATGGTGTATGCGCTGAGTTCCTGGCTGGCCAAGCTGATGGCCGGCGCCGGCTACAGCCTGGGTTCGGCGCTGACCTTCGTGCTGGTGCTGAACTTTGGCGCCGTCATCGGCGCCGTCGGCGGCGGCTGGCTGGCGGACCGCTTCCACATCAAGTACGTGCTGGTCGGGATGTATGCGCTGGCCGCGGTGTCGATCGCGCTGCTCGGCTATCCGATGCCAGGCCCGTTGCTGTTCCTGGTGGTCGGCCTGGCCGGCGCCTCGACCATCGGCACCCAGATCGTCACCTATGCCTATGCCGGCCAGTTCTATCCGAGCGCGGTGCGCTCGACCGGCATCGGCTGGGCTTCGGGCGTGGGCCGCAGCGGCGCGATCCTGGCGCCGATCGTGATCGGCACCCTGGTCGGGATGTCGCTGCCGCTGCAGCAGAACTTCCTGGCGATCTCGGTCCCGGCGGTCATCGCGACCATCGCCGTGGCGCTGATCAGGCACGAGCACTCGGCCACCACGAAGATCGCCGCCGTGGGCGCCACCGAGCCGGCTTGA
- the pcaD gene encoding 3-oxoadipate enol-lactonase: protein MAIATVNGTLLHYRLQGSADRPTVVLSNSLGTDMSMWDDLAYSLASRFQVLRYDTRGHGASKSPAGPYTLKLLGRDVLALLDTLGIGRAHFVGLSMGGAIGQWLGVHAPQRLERLVLANTAARIGSLDGWRARAAAVRASGMEEIAAGSPGRWFTPAFVGAQPELVRAMQAVLLRTDPEGYAACCDALAGADLRAAVAAIPVPTLVIAGAFDPVTTADDARFLQQAIPGSTLAEVPASHLSNLEAPELFAETVHAFLDA, encoded by the coding sequence ATGGCCATTGCGACCGTCAACGGCACGCTGCTGCATTACCGCTTGCAGGGCAGCGCCGACCGTCCCACGGTGGTGCTGTCGAATTCCCTCGGCACCGACATGAGCATGTGGGACGACCTGGCCTACAGCCTGGCGTCGCGGTTCCAGGTGCTACGCTACGACACCCGCGGTCATGGCGCGTCAAAGAGCCCGGCCGGGCCGTACACGCTCAAACTGCTGGGCCGCGACGTGCTGGCGCTGCTCGACACGCTCGGCATCGGGCGCGCCCACTTCGTGGGCCTGTCGATGGGCGGCGCGATCGGCCAGTGGCTCGGGGTGCATGCCCCGCAGCGGCTGGAACGGCTGGTGCTGGCCAATACCGCCGCCCGCATCGGCAGCCTCGATGGCTGGCGCGCACGCGCCGCGGCGGTGCGCGCCAGCGGCATGGAAGAGATCGCGGCCGGTTCGCCGGGCCGCTGGTTTACGCCCGCTTTCGTGGGCGCGCAGCCGGAGCTGGTGCGGGCCATGCAGGCCGTACTCCTGCGCACCGACCCGGAAGGCTATGCGGCCTGCTGCGACGCGCTGGCCGGGGCCGACCTGCGCGCCGCGGTGGCCGCCATTCCCGTGCCCACCCTGGTCATCGCCGGCGCCTTCGACCCGGTCACCACCGCGGACGACGCCCGCTTCCTGCAGCAGGCGATTCCCGGGTCCACACTGGCCGAGGTGCCGGCTTCGCACCTGTCGAACCTCGAGGCGCCGGAACTGTTCGCGGAAACAGTCCATGCCTTCCTGGACGCCTGA
- the benC gene encoding benzoate 1,2-dioxygenase electron transfer component BenC, which yields MSHHIALQFEDGITRFISCNDNEKLADAAYRQRINIPLDCRDGACGTCRAHCESGRYDMPESSYIEDALEPEDAARGFVLTCQMKPTSDCVVKILATSEACKSGAHSYHGQIAAVEQLSPSTIRFGIDLDAEAAPGFLPGQYVNVGIPGTALTRSYSFSSAPGSRRAEFVVRNVPGGQMSGYLTGQAQAGSPMTFLGPFGSFYLRPLQRPALFLAGGTGIAPFLSMLAVLAGQGFAHPVRLVYAVTNDADLVGIEELDRIAAAHPQFTYVTCVVAPESTHPRKGYATAHVEPGWMNDGDVDLYLCGPPPMVDAVRTWLDGVGVVPANFYFEKFSASSGA from the coding sequence ATGAGCCATCACATCGCCCTGCAGTTCGAAGACGGGATCACCCGCTTCATTTCGTGCAACGACAACGAGAAGCTGGCCGATGCCGCTTACCGCCAGCGGATCAACATCCCGCTCGACTGCCGCGACGGCGCCTGCGGCACCTGCCGCGCGCACTGCGAATCGGGCCGCTACGACATGCCGGAATCGAGCTATATCGAGGATGCGCTCGAACCCGAGGATGCGGCCCGCGGCTTCGTGCTGACCTGCCAGATGAAGCCGACCTCGGACTGCGTGGTGAAGATCCTGGCGACCTCGGAAGCCTGTAAATCGGGCGCCCACAGCTACCACGGCCAGATCGCCGCGGTCGAGCAACTGTCCCCATCGACCATCCGCTTCGGCATCGACCTGGACGCCGAGGCCGCGCCGGGCTTCCTGCCGGGCCAGTACGTCAATGTCGGCATTCCCGGCACCGCGCTGACCCGTTCCTATTCCTTCAGCTCGGCCCCCGGCAGCCGGCGCGCCGAATTCGTCGTGCGCAACGTGCCGGGTGGGCAGATGAGCGGCTACCTGACAGGCCAGGCGCAAGCGGGAAGCCCGATGACCTTCCTCGGCCCGTTCGGCAGCTTCTACCTGCGGCCCCTGCAGCGTCCGGCGCTGTTCCTGGCCGGCGGCACCGGCATCGCGCCCTTCCTGTCGATGCTGGCGGTGCTGGCGGGCCAGGGTTTCGCGCATCCGGTGCGCCTAGTGTATGCGGTGACCAACGACGCCGACCTGGTCGGCATCGAGGAACTCGACCGCATCGCCGCCGCCCACCCGCAATTCACCTACGTGACCTGCGTGGTGGCGCCCGAGAGCACCCACCCGCGCAAGGGCTATGCCACCGCCCACGTCGAGCCAGGCTGGATGAACGACGGCGATGTCGACCTCTACCTGTGCGGCCCGCCGCCGATGGTGGATGCGGTGCGCACCTGGCTGGATGGCGTCGGCGTCGTGCCAGCCAACTTCTATTTCGAGAAATTCTCGGCCAGCAGCGGAGCATAA
- a CDS encoding 1,6-dihydroxycyclohexa-2,4-diene-1-carboxylate dehydrogenase codes for MTNRERFSDKVIVVTGAAQGIGRGVALRAAREGARLVLADRSDLVDQVAAEARDLQAQVTVAKVDLETYAGARRLVEAALRDFGRIDVLVNNVGGTIWAKPYEAYDEEQIEAEIRRSLFPTLWCCRAVLPAMIERGRGSIVNVSSIATRGIYRIPYSAAKGGVNALTASLALEHAHDGIRVNAVATGGTEAPPRAIPRNPKPLSAQEQVWYQGIVDQTLASSPMHRYGTIDEQVGAILFLASDEASYITGSVLPVGGGDQG; via the coding sequence ATGACGAACCGTGAACGTTTCAGCGACAAGGTCATCGTGGTCACCGGCGCCGCGCAAGGCATCGGACGCGGCGTGGCGCTGCGCGCGGCGCGCGAAGGCGCGCGGCTGGTGTTGGCCGACCGCAGCGACCTGGTCGACCAGGTCGCGGCCGAGGCGCGCGACCTGCAGGCGCAGGTGACGGTGGCCAAGGTCGATCTGGAGACCTATGCCGGCGCGCGCCGCCTAGTCGAGGCGGCCCTGCGCGACTTTGGACGGATCGATGTGCTGGTCAATAACGTCGGCGGCACCATCTGGGCCAAGCCCTATGAGGCCTATGACGAAGAGCAGATCGAAGCCGAGATCCGCCGCTCCCTGTTCCCGACCCTGTGGTGCTGCCGCGCGGTGCTGCCGGCCATGATCGAGCGGGGCAGGGGAAGCATCGTCAATGTGTCGTCGATCGCCACCCGCGGGATCTACCGGATTCCGTACTCGGCGGCCAAGGGCGGCGTGAACGCGCTGACGGCCAGCCTGGCGCTGGAACACGCGCACGACGGCATCCGCGTGAACGCGGTCGCCACCGGCGGCACCGAGGCGCCACCGCGCGCGATCCCGCGCAATCCCAAGCCGCTCAGCGCACAGGAGCAGGTGTGGTACCAGGGCATCGTCGACCAGACGCTCGCCTCGAGCCCGATGCACCGCTATGGCACGATCGACGAGCAGGTCGGGGCGATCCTGTTCCTGGCGTCCGACGAAGCGTCGTACATCACCGGCAGCGTGCTGCCGGTCGGTGGCGGCGACCAGGGGTGA
- the catC gene encoding muconolactone Delta-isomerase yields MLFHVTMEVQLPATMPVHEADQLKADEKALASRLQEQGKWRHLWRIAGQYANVSIFDVADNDELHALLLSLPLFPYMRIAVTPLCRHPSSIRADDR; encoded by the coding sequence ATGCTGTTCCACGTCACCATGGAAGTACAGCTTCCGGCCACCATGCCGGTGCATGAAGCCGACCAGCTGAAGGCCGACGAAAAAGCCCTGGCCAGCCGTCTGCAGGAGCAGGGCAAATGGCGCCACCTGTGGCGCATCGCCGGCCAGTACGCCAACGTCAGCATCTTCGACGTCGCCGACAACGACGAGCTGCACGCGCTGTTGCTGTCGCTGCCGCTGTTCCCCTATATGCGCATCGCGGTGACCCCGCTGTGCCGCCACCCATCCTCGATCCGCGCCGACGACCGTTGA
- the catA gene encoding catechol 1,2-dioxygenase yields the protein MTHQDIDRLVKSWIVDSAIRPANPRVQEIVLRLVGDLCKAMEDLDIQPSEFWTGLEYLTAAGKANELGLLTPGLGLERFMDIRADEAEARAGLEGGTPRTIEGPLYVAGAPESTGFARLDDGTESEEAEVVFMQGTVFDAQGKPLPGAKVEVWHANLLGNYSFFDASQSHFNLRRTIITDDNGRYGFRTIMPKGYGCPPCGSTQKLLDLLGRHGQRPAHIHFFVSAEGQRKLTTQINIDGDEYLWDDFAFASREGLVPPIVRVGDAAALADKGLDKPYASIDFDFHLHQDIAAAPSAEVERLRAAA from the coding sequence ATGACGCACCAAGACATCGACCGACTCGTGAAAAGCTGGATCGTCGACTCGGCCATCCGCCCGGCCAACCCCCGCGTGCAGGAAATCGTCCTGCGCCTGGTCGGCGACCTGTGCAAGGCGATGGAAGACCTGGACATCCAGCCGAGCGAATTCTGGACCGGCCTCGAATACCTGACCGCAGCTGGCAAGGCCAATGAACTGGGCCTGCTGACGCCGGGCCTGGGCCTGGAACGCTTCATGGACATCCGCGCCGATGAAGCCGAAGCGCGCGCTGGCCTCGAAGGCGGCACGCCGCGCACCATCGAAGGCCCGCTGTACGTGGCCGGCGCGCCCGAGAGCACGGGCTTCGCGCGCCTGGACGACGGCACCGAGAGCGAAGAGGCCGAAGTGGTCTTCATGCAGGGCACGGTATTCGACGCGCAGGGCAAGCCGCTGCCGGGCGCAAAGGTGGAAGTGTGGCACGCCAACCTGCTGGGCAACTACTCGTTCTTCGACGCCAGCCAGTCGCACTTCAACCTGCGCCGCACCATCATCACCGACGATAATGGCCGCTACGGGTTCCGCACCATCATGCCGAAGGGTTACGGCTGTCCGCCGTGCGGCAGCACCCAGAAGCTGCTCGACCTGCTGGGCCGCCACGGCCAGCGTCCGGCCCACATCCACTTCTTCGTGAGCGCCGAGGGCCAGCGCAAGCTGACCACCCAGATCAATATCGACGGCGACGAATACCTGTGGGACGACTTCGCCTTCGCCAGCCGCGAGGGCCTGGTGCCGCCGATCGTGCGCGTCGGCGACGCCGCCGCGCTGGCCGACAAGGGCCTGGACAAGCCGTATGCCTCGATCGACTTCGATTTCCACCTGCACCAGGACATCGCCGCGGCGCCGAGCGCCGAGGTCGAGCGCCTGCGCGCCGCCGCCTGA
- a CDS encoding benzoate/H(+) symporter BenE family transporter, whose protein sequence is MSAASRSLASDWSVTAITAGFLAVLVSLAGPLAIFYQAAQAAQVDHAMFASWVWGISIGAAVSGIVLSWTLRAPVITAWSAPGTALLITLFPALSLGEAVGAYLTAAAVLLAIGLSGSFERVMAWVPKGVASGMMAGILLPFGLQAFASTSTFPLLAFGMIGAYLLFKRVLPRYSVLLLLAAGVLLAVASGASRLSGIALEFVTPQFIAPAWSWESTFSLALPLVLVTLTGQYLPGMAVLSTSGYQTGARPIIAVNSIVSAAVAFTGGITIAIAAITAAMCTGRDAHEDPRRRYVAGLANGAFYLAAGLCGGSIVMLFGALPRELIATLAGLALLGPITANLAGVIAADDHREASIIAFLATASGMRFLGLGAAFWGVVIGMLAWWILHGGRKEGHDNKK, encoded by the coding sequence ATGTCGGCGGCATCCCGTTCGCTGGCATCGGACTGGTCGGTCACCGCGATCACGGCCGGCTTCCTGGCAGTGCTCGTGTCGCTGGCCGGGCCGCTCGCGATCTTCTACCAGGCGGCGCAGGCGGCCCAGGTCGACCACGCCATGTTCGCCTCCTGGGTGTGGGGCATCTCGATTGGCGCCGCGGTATCCGGCATCGTCCTGAGCTGGACCTTGCGGGCGCCGGTGATCACCGCCTGGTCCGCGCCCGGCACGGCGCTCCTGATCACGCTGTTCCCGGCGCTGTCGCTGGGCGAGGCGGTGGGCGCCTACCTGACCGCCGCGGCGGTGTTGCTGGCGATCGGCCTGTCGGGCAGCTTCGAGCGCGTGATGGCCTGGGTGCCGAAGGGCGTCGCCAGCGGCATGATGGCCGGGATCCTGCTGCCGTTCGGCCTGCAGGCCTTCGCTTCGACCAGCACCTTCCCGCTGCTCGCCTTCGGCATGATCGGCGCCTATCTGCTGTTCAAGCGCGTGCTGCCGCGCTACAGCGTGCTGCTGTTGCTGGCGGCCGGCGTGCTGCTGGCCGTGGCGAGCGGCGCCAGCCGGCTGTCGGGCATCGCGCTGGAATTCGTCACGCCGCAGTTCATTGCGCCGGCATGGTCGTGGGAGAGCACCTTCAGCCTCGCGCTGCCGCTGGTGCTGGTGACGCTGACCGGGCAATACCTGCCGGGGATGGCGGTGCTGTCGACCTCGGGCTACCAGACCGGGGCGCGCCCGATCATCGCCGTCAACAGCATCGTCTCGGCGGCAGTGGCCTTCACCGGCGGCATCACGATCGCCATCGCGGCGATCACTGCCGCCATGTGCACCGGGCGCGACGCCCACGAGGATCCGCGCCGGCGCTACGTCGCGGGGCTGGCCAACGGCGCCTTCTACCTGGCCGCAGGGCTGTGCGGCGGCTCGATCGTGATGCTGTTCGGCGCACTCCCGCGCGAACTGATCGCCACGCTGGCCGGCCTGGCGCTGCTTGGGCCGATCACGGCCAACCTGGCCGGCGTGATCGCCGCCGACGACCACCGCGAGGCGTCCATCATCGCTTTCCTGGCTACCGCCTCGGGCATGCGCTTCCTGGGCCTGGGCGCGGCGTTCTGGGGCGTCGTCATCGGCATGCTGGCCTGGTGGATCCTGCACGGCGGGCGGAAGGAGGGGCACGACAACAAGAAGTAG